A genomic window from Triticum urartu cultivar G1812 chromosome 7, Tu2.1, whole genome shotgun sequence includes:
- the LOC125518522 gene encoding FBD-associated F-box protein At5g56370-like: MGSDLTHTRKRLRRYYHGPVIKKTRAKVQFADLPDDLLSTILSKLPLKEAARTVILSSKWNDVWRVCPKLRFDGFTVCSDSVFGGEQYTQKFIDNVNAVMQKHQCMVVEELVIKFGFDSRVLGHINTWVAFAVSSRMESLALDLVPANSPGRTDQYRLPVELLDDGSIFRLRHLQLSFASLELPPQFSGFPNLRTLDLHLLQVTRNDLQDMLSNCINLEWFSMVRCHLNDELTVARPLSNLRYLRVAHCKITRIVLHAVELKTFLFYGRLYPIDLGHTPKLKHTFLNIYSLLTVEHALTVLPKVLPSVQDLTLHAHFTLKLKYLHLKLSIGHREAGNILSWASFLRAAPSVEKLEMHFSVLTFAHCVSEPIKSLPRCPHSYLKNLCITGFSGTTGQLEFLCADLSSLLFLISHIVSRSLSRALTVCTSLSEQPAYYRIFRNNRTT, translated from the exons ATGGGCAGCGATCTAACACACACGAGAAAAAGACTGAGGCGTTACTACCACGGACCAGTCATTAAGAAAACGAGAGCAAAGGTTCAGTTTGCAGACCTTCCCGATGATCTGCTGTCTACGATTCTATCAAAATTGCCACTGAAGGAAGCTGCAAGAACCGTCATTCTGTCAAGTAAATGGAACGACGTGTGGAGAGTTTGCCCCAAACTGAGATTTGATGGCTTCACAGTGTGCAGTGACAGCGTGTTTGGGGGAGAACAGTACACTCAGAAATTCATTGACAATGTTAATGCAGTCATGCAGAAGCATCAGTGCATGGTCGTTGAAGAGCTCGTGATCAAATTTGGGTTTGACAGCAGGGTACTGGGTCATATCAACACGTGGGTTGCTTTTGCCGTTTCATCACGGATGGAGAGCCTTGCCCTTGATTTAGTGCCAGCCAACTCCCCGGGCCGTACTGATCAGTACAGATTACCGGTTGAGCTGTTGGACGATGGAAGCATATTTCGGCTTCGTCATCTTCAACTTAGCTTCGCAAGTCTTGAACTACCCCCTCAATTCAGTGGTTTCCCTAATCTGAGAACACTTGATTTGCACTTGCTACAAGTCACTCGAAATGATCTTCAAGATATGCTGTCAAATTGCATCAATCTTGAGTGGTTCAGTATGGTTAGATGCCATTTGAATGATGAACTGACGGTAGCACGTCCGTTGTCAAACCTGAGATACCTGCGTGTTGCACACTGCAAGATAACCAGGATAGTACTCCATGCAGTGGAACTCAAAACTTTCTTGTTCTATGGGCGTCTGTATCCTATTGACCTTGGGCATACTCCCAAACTGAAGCATACATTTCTTAATATCTATTCCCTGTTAACTGTTGAGCATGCTTTGACTGTGCTTCCCAAAGTGCTTCCAAGTGTTCAAGATCTGACATTGCATGCTCATTTTACACTTAAG TTGAAATATTTACATTTGAAGCTGTCAATTGGTCATAGGGAAGCTGGGAACATTCTATCTTGGGCCTCTTTTCTGAGGGCTGCTCCTTCTGTTGAAAAGTTAGAAATGCAT TTTAGTGTTTTGACATTCGCACATTGTGTCTCGGAGCCTATCAAGAGCCTTCCACGGTGTCCACATAGTTATCTGAAGAACCTGTGTATTACAGGATTTTCTGGAACAACAGGACAACTTGAATTTCTG TGTGCAGATCTGTCCAG TTTGCTGTTTTTGATTTCGCACATTGTGTCTCGAAGCCTATCAAGAGCCCTCACGGTGTGCACGTCGTTATCTGAACAACCTGCATATTACAGGATTTTCAGGAACAACAGGACAACTTGA
- the LOC125520466 gene encoding serine/threonine-protein kinase RIPK-like: MGFRKGLLACFGPGGGGDEEAEQEARATPGARRRRTVMNLRSLSLEDLSRTLATTTLHAFTLDELKSVTKNFSTANFLGEGGFGPVYKGCVGGALRPGLAAQQVAVKYLDLDSDGVQGHREWLAEVVYLGMLSHPHLVKLLGFCNQDDHRMLVYEYMPRGSLENHLFNNPLAPLPWSTRLKIAVGAAKGLAFLHEADTPVIYRDFKASNILLDSDYAAKLSDFGLAKEGPKGDDTHVTTRVMGTHGYAAPEYILTGHLTAKSDVYSFGVVLLELLTGRRSVDKRRRGREQNLVDWARPYLRRADDRLHRVMDPGMESQYSTRAARGAAAVAHSCLQSVPKARPRMRDVVDALEPLLALDDDVPMGPFVFTVCEPEPAGKVSGAGDDEPAAAQGKWHVKSAVHADSPLRKGDCWVTSAAKRPESPPGVI, encoded by the exons ATGGGGTTCAGGAAGGGCCTGCTGGCGTGCTTcggcccgggcggcggcggcgacgaggaggcggagCAAGAGGCGCGGGCGACGCcgggggcgcggcggcggcgcacggTGATGAACCTGCGGTCGCTGTCGCTGGAGGACCTGTCGCGGACGCTGGCCACGACGACCCTGCACGCCTTCACCCTGGACGAGCTCAAGTCCGTCACCAAGAACTTCTCCACCGCCAACTTCCTCGGCGAGGGCGGCTTCGGCCCCGTCTACAAGGGCTGCGTCGGCGGCGCCCTCCGCCCCGGCCTCGCCGCGCAGCAGGTCGCCGTCAAGTACCTCGACCTCGACAGCGACGGCGTCCAGGGCCACCGCGAGTGGCTG GCGGAGGTGGTGTATCTGGGGATGCTGAGCCACCCGCACCTGGTGAAGCTGCTGGGGTTCTGCAACCAGGACGACCACCGCATGCTCGTCTACGAGTACATGCCCCGGGGCAGCCTCGAGAACCACCTCTTCAACA ATCCGCTGGCGCCGCTGCCATGGTCGACGCGGCTCAAGATCGCCGTGGGCGCGGCCAAGGGGCTGGCCTTCCTGCACGAGGCCGACACCCCCGTCATCTACCGCGACTTCAAGGCCTCCAACATCCTGCTCGACTCG GACTACGCGGCGAAGCTGTCGGACTTCGGGCTGGCCAAGGAGGGGCCCAAGGGGGACGACACGCACGTGACGACGCGGGTGATGGGCACGCACGGCTACGCGGCGCCGGAGTACATCCTCACGGGCCACCTCACGGCCAAGAGCGACGTCTACAGCTTCGGGGTGGTGCTGCTGGAGCTGCTCACGGGCCGGCGCTCCGTCGACAAGCGGCGGCGCGGCCGGGAGCAGAACCTCGTCGACTGGGCGCGGCCCTACCTGCGCCGCGCCGACGACCGGCTGCACCGCGTCATGGACCCCGGCATGGAGTCGCAGTACTCCACGCGGGCGGCGCGCGGGGCCGCGGCCGTGGCGCACTCGTGCCTGCAGAGCGTGCCCAAGGCGCGGCCCCGGATGCGCGACGTCGTGGACGCCCTCGAGCCGCTGCTCGCGCTCGACGACGACGTGCCCATGGGGCCCTTCGTGTTCACGGTCTGCGAGCCGGAGCCGGCGGGCAAGGTGAGCGGCGCCGGGGACGACGAGCCGGCGGCCGCGCAGGGCAAGTGGCACGTCAAGTCGGCCGTGCACGCGGACAGCCCGCTGCGCAAGGGCGACTGCTGGGTCACCAGCGCCGCCAAACGGCCGGAGAGCCCCCCGGGCGTGATCTGA